The following coding sequences are from one Geothrix sp. window:
- a CDS encoding sigma-54-dependent transcriptional regulator: protein MAKAKILVVDDDEIIVFAIRDYLELLGFTVDEAETCAEAEIRYRADVYDAVTLDYSLPDGNALELLPRLKAIDSRVPIILLTGHASIELAVRAIQLGAEQFLVKPLDLPALLLVIERALENQQNRRKQLARESVNQPQRAVDPFIGQSLAIHRLEEQCRLAAATESPILIQGETGTGKSELARWLHRNGSRASEPMLELNCGGFSKEFLETELFGHEKGAFTGASSDKVGLLEAAHRGTVFLDEIGDMDLQIQPKVLKALEEKRFRRLGGVHDRKVDFRLIAATHQKLDQLVQEQRFRSDLFYRISAIQIFVPSLRERAEDLLTFSQVLLNRLTSDCGRESMHLSQGALMKLRQHHWPGNIRELRNVLERALMGAKSSIVEAQDLDFASSPGGPKPGGAANLTLKELERDYILQVLNEEGGHVDRTAKRLDIPRSTLYQKLKTYGTAPSRF, encoded by the coding sequence ATGGCGAAAGCGAAAATCCTGGTCGTCGACGATGATGAGATCATCGTTTTTGCGATCCGCGATTACCTGGAGCTCCTGGGGTTCACCGTCGACGAGGCGGAGACCTGCGCCGAGGCCGAGATCCGGTACCGCGCCGACGTGTACGATGCCGTGACCCTGGACTACTCCCTTCCCGACGGGAATGCCCTCGAGCTGCTCCCGAGGCTGAAGGCCATTGATTCGCGGGTGCCCATCATCCTGCTGACGGGCCATGCCAGCATCGAACTCGCGGTACGGGCCATCCAGCTGGGGGCCGAGCAGTTCCTGGTGAAGCCGCTGGACCTTCCGGCCCTCCTGCTGGTCATCGAGCGGGCACTCGAGAACCAGCAGAATCGCAGGAAGCAGCTGGCCCGCGAGTCCGTGAACCAGCCCCAGCGGGCGGTGGATCCGTTCATCGGCCAGAGCCTCGCCATCCACCGCCTGGAGGAGCAGTGCCGCCTCGCCGCCGCGACCGAGAGCCCCATCCTCATCCAGGGCGAAACGGGCACGGGGAAGAGCGAGCTGGCCCGTTGGCTGCACCGGAACGGCTCCCGGGCCTCCGAGCCGATGCTCGAGCTCAATTGCGGGGGCTTCAGCAAGGAGTTCCTGGAGACCGAGCTGTTCGGGCACGAGAAGGGCGCGTTTACCGGCGCCTCGAGCGACAAGGTCGGCCTGCTTGAGGCGGCCCACCGCGGCACGGTCTTCCTGGATGAGATCGGGGATATGGACCTGCAGATCCAGCCGAAAGTCCTCAAGGCGCTGGAAGAGAAACGGTTCCGCCGCCTGGGGGGAGTCCATGACCGCAAGGTGGACTTCCGCCTGATTGCCGCCACCCACCAGAAACTGGATCAACTTGTCCAGGAGCAGCGGTTCCGATCCGACCTCTTCTACCGCATCAGCGCCATCCAGATCTTCGTCCCCTCGCTGCGCGAGCGGGCCGAGGACCTCCTCACCTTCAGCCAGGTCCTCCTCAACCGCCTGACCAGCGACTGCGGCCGCGAATCGATGCACCTCTCCCAGGGCGCCCTGATGAAACTCAGGCAGCATCACTGGCCGGGGAACATCCGTGAGCTGCGCAATGTGCTGGAAAGGGCCCTGATGGGTGCCAAGTCCTCCATTGTGGAGGCGCAGGACCTGGATTTCGCCTCTAGTCCGGGCGGTCCGAAGCCGGGGGGGGCGGCCAACCTGACCCTGAAAGAGCTGGAAAGGGACTACATCCTCCAGGTCCTGAACGAAGAGGGCGGCCATGTGGACCGGACCGCCAAGCGGCTCGACATCCCCCGGAGCACCCTCTACCAGAAGCTCAAGACTTATGGGACCGCGCCGTCCAGATTCTAG
- a CDS encoding glycosyltransferase translates to MGEPKRDVPIHVCIVTTAHPIDDVRVNNKIAHAFKSAGFKVTWVGPGHAFFDQDNYNRDGIEFLLTPPIRGRLDRLVSRFRVRRLAATVPGVDVYYSPDPDSGPISVDLARRNGARSVFDIHEIYHGTNLDKWLFGFRLQPIRDFVRRGIARTCSRADLVMGVSDAVLDPVFPDRAKRLVVRSCAPAWFANGPTADVCGEGRTQLRLMHGKGHLAYGTGKVLEALRLVKQQGPHPSVVVMAAGDPSADPTIQTLAPIARDLGVTDALDIRKGVPLQEMPDILRSCDAGMISYGRGLGIDILPNRLFEYLALGLPVIAPSYAVEVAKILDAEQCGLLVDFEDPGAIAEAIIRLQNDRTLCRDMGRRGKEGFLARHNWEVEVEPLLQTIRAWGPARGRA, encoded by the coding sequence ATGGGTGAGCCGAAAAGGGATGTCCCCATCCACGTCTGCATCGTCACCACGGCCCACCCCATCGACGATGTGCGCGTGAACAACAAGATCGCGCACGCCTTCAAGTCCGCGGGCTTCAAGGTCACCTGGGTGGGCCCCGGGCACGCCTTCTTCGACCAGGACAACTACAACCGGGATGGCATCGAGTTCCTGCTCACGCCTCCGATCCGGGGTCGCCTGGACCGGCTGGTCTCCCGCTTCCGCGTCCGCAGGCTGGCCGCCACCGTGCCGGGCGTGGATGTCTACTACTCCCCGGATCCTGATTCGGGGCCCATCTCCGTAGACTTGGCCAGGCGGAACGGGGCGCGATCCGTCTTCGACATCCACGAGATCTACCACGGGACCAATCTGGACAAGTGGCTGTTCGGTTTCCGCCTGCAGCCCATCAGGGATTTCGTGCGGAGGGGCATCGCCCGGACCTGTTCGCGGGCCGACCTGGTCATGGGTGTCAGCGATGCGGTCCTCGACCCGGTCTTCCCCGACCGGGCGAAGCGCCTCGTCGTCCGCAGCTGCGCCCCGGCCTGGTTCGCGAACGGCCCCACGGCGGATGTCTGCGGCGAGGGACGGACGCAGCTCCGCCTCATGCACGGCAAGGGCCACCTCGCCTACGGCACGGGCAAGGTGCTCGAGGCGCTCCGGCTCGTGAAACAGCAGGGCCCCCACCCCAGCGTGGTCGTGATGGCCGCCGGAGATCCCTCGGCGGATCCCACCATCCAGACCCTGGCCCCCATCGCCAGGGACCTCGGGGTGACGGATGCCCTGGATATCCGGAAGGGGGTCCCCCTCCAGGAGATGCCCGACATCCTCCGTTCCTGCGACGCGGGGATGATCTCGTATGGCCGGGGGCTCGGCATCGACATCCTCCCGAACCGGCTCTTCGAGTACCTGGCGCTGGGCCTGCCGGTCATCGCGCCCTCCTATGCCGTGGAAGTGGCGAAGATCCTCGACGCCGAGCAGTGCGGGTTGCTGGTGGACTTCGAAGATCCTGGGGCCATCGCCGAGGCCATCATCCGGCTCCAGAACGACCGGACCCTTTGCCGCGACATGGGGAGGCGGGGCAAGGAGGGTTTCCTTGCCCGGCACAACTGGGAGGTCGAGGTCGAGCCCCTGCTGCAGACGATCCGCGCCTGGGGTCCCGCCAGGGGGAGGGCTTGA
- the wecB gene encoding non-hydrolyzing UDP-N-acetylglucosamine 2-epimerase, which translates to MNKLRVLTVVGTRPEIIRLSRVIARLEQDFEHRLAHTGQNYDFELNQVFFEDLELRKPDYFLDAVAGSLAETIGNIITRIDQVLAEFKPDALLVLGDTNSCLAVIAAKRRKIPIFHMEAGNRCFDQRVPEETNRKIVDHTSDINLPYSRLARENLLREGLPTDRIIQTGSPMYEVLHHAMPRIEASTVLSRLGLVPGEYYVVSCHREENVDAESNLRLLVGTLNQLAASRGRRIIVSTHPRTRARLDALGLTLDPLVELLKPLGFLDYIKLQTSAAAVLSDSGTITEESSILDFPALNIREAHERPEGMEEGAVMMTGLGWERVEQGLAMLEGGTPEGRRTCIVRDYVAPNVSQTVSRLILSYTDFVNRVVWRRP; encoded by the coding sequence ATGAATAAACTACGAGTCCTCACAGTGGTTGGAACACGGCCGGAGATCATACGGCTCTCGCGGGTGATCGCGCGGCTGGAGCAGGATTTCGAGCACCGGCTCGCCCACACGGGCCAGAACTATGACTTCGAGTTGAACCAGGTCTTCTTCGAGGACCTGGAGCTGCGCAAGCCTGACTACTTCCTGGACGCCGTGGCCGGCTCCCTGGCGGAGACCATCGGGAACATCATCACCCGCATCGATCAGGTGCTCGCCGAATTCAAGCCCGACGCGCTGCTGGTACTCGGAGACACCAACAGCTGCCTGGCAGTCATCGCCGCCAAGCGACGCAAGATCCCCATCTTCCACATGGAGGCCGGCAACCGGTGCTTCGACCAGCGGGTGCCCGAGGAGACCAACCGGAAGATCGTGGACCACACCAGCGACATCAACCTCCCCTACAGCCGGCTGGCCCGCGAGAACCTGCTGAGGGAAGGCCTCCCCACGGACCGGATCATCCAGACCGGCAGCCCCATGTACGAGGTGCTCCACCACGCCATGCCCCGCATCGAGGCCTCCACCGTGCTGTCCCGCCTGGGCCTCGTGCCCGGGGAGTACTACGTGGTGAGCTGCCACCGGGAGGAGAACGTGGACGCCGAGTCCAACCTCCGCCTCCTGGTGGGCACCCTGAACCAGCTCGCCGCCAGCCGAGGCCGGCGGATCATCGTCTCCACCCATCCCCGCACCCGGGCGCGGCTGGACGCACTCGGGCTCACCCTCGACCCGCTTGTGGAGCTCCTGAAGCCCCTCGGCTTCCTGGACTACATCAAGCTCCAGACCTCCGCCGCCGCCGTGCTGTCGGACAGCGGCACCATCACCGAGGAGTCCTCCATCCTCGACTTCCCGGCCCTGAACATCCGCGAGGCCCACGAGCGCCCCGAGGGCATGGAGGAGGGGGCGGTGATGATGACCGGGCTGGGCTGGGAGCGGGTCGAGCAGGGGCTGGCCATGCTGGAAGGCGGGACCCCTGAGGGGCGCCGGACCTGCATCGTCCGGGACTACGTGGCCCCGAACGTGAGCCAGACCGTCTCCAGGTTGATCCTGAGCTACACCGACTTCGTCAACCGCGTCGTATGGCGCCGCCCCTGA
- a CDS encoding sensor histidine kinase: MSANGGPLPGQARPDISPRHGFTESHTENMLRDSLLIAAALAGGPAALIMQDESGTWYRDSCGLTTEQAASLEPALSRGSGFDPEARGHGAQGLQLAAALPLVDDCRRALGTLCVLSQGPPSLSEDQREALRLVAEHVQTIVTMDRQRSESRATLRAPAAASFVPGLVHELGSFIFGISASLDALEARYTGLEDVGRYAANIRKGLDRMGTFIVELKEYGYPQRLSWTVLDLEPLLREAVERNAPLAAKQGIDLQFHSEGALPRIQADGEGLQAALIRLIDLILQQEQPGGRVVLNLAAAHQGNRGLIAGNLDFPGTKMKQVDPARIFEPFYYRMSGLGRLTLPGARRIFESHGGSLTAGPGPEGGMRISFMLPSE; encoded by the coding sequence ATGAGTGCCAACGGTGGTCCACTTCCGGGCCAGGCGCGGCCCGACATCTCACCCCGGCATGGGTTCACGGAATCCCATACCGAGAACATGCTGCGGGACTCCCTCCTCATCGCCGCGGCTCTTGCGGGCGGGCCGGCGGCCCTGATCATGCAGGATGAGTCGGGCACCTGGTATCGGGACAGCTGCGGGCTCACCACCGAGCAGGCGGCCTCCCTGGAGCCGGCCCTGTCCCGGGGCTCCGGCTTCGATCCAGAGGCCCGTGGGCATGGAGCGCAAGGACTGCAGCTCGCCGCGGCCCTGCCCCTGGTGGACGACTGCCGCCGCGCCCTCGGCACCCTGTGCGTGCTGTCCCAGGGGCCGCCCAGCTTGTCCGAGGACCAGCGGGAGGCGTTGAGGCTTGTGGCCGAGCACGTTCAGACCATCGTGACCATGGACCGCCAGAGGTCCGAGTCGCGGGCCACGCTCCGCGCTCCCGCAGCGGCCTCCTTCGTGCCCGGGCTCGTGCATGAGCTCGGCAGCTTCATCTTTGGCATCTCGGCCAGCCTGGATGCCCTCGAGGCGAGGTACACGGGGCTGGAGGACGTGGGCCGATACGCAGCCAACATCAGGAAGGGCCTGGATCGGATGGGTACCTTCATCGTGGAGCTGAAGGAGTACGGGTACCCCCAACGGCTCTCCTGGACGGTCCTGGATCTGGAGCCGCTCCTGCGGGAGGCCGTCGAGCGGAACGCTCCGCTGGCGGCGAAGCAGGGCATTGATCTCCAGTTCCATTCGGAAGGGGCCCTGCCCAGGATCCAGGCGGATGGCGAGGGCCTCCAGGCCGCGCTCATCCGCCTGATCGACCTGATCCTCCAGCAGGAGCAGCCCGGTGGACGCGTGGTGCTCAACCTGGCAGCGGCTCACCAGGGGAACCGGGGCCTGATTGCGGGCAACCTGGACTTCCCGGGCACGAAGATGAAACAGGTCGACCCGGCCCGCATCTTCGAGCCCTTCTACTACCGCATGTCCGGCTTGGGCAGGCTCACGCTGCCCGGGGCGAGGCGAATCTTCGAATCCCATGGCGGCTCGCTCACGGCCGGCCCCGGCCCGGAGGGGGGCATGAGGATCAGCTTCATGTTGCCATCGGAATAG
- a CDS encoding polysaccharide biosynthesis C-terminal domain-containing protein: MTGQDARIAITGADGFLGWHVRCSMKIAGDPEPRQAVEADFRSVEALHQAIGSVDAVLHLAGMNRGSEEEVFETNLRLADTLTAALDRAGPAPTILFANSTHSFNDSAFGRSKREASARLSRWAAARGSRYVDVILPHLFGEGGRPFYNSGFATFCHQLATGGEPQIHQDGQVELFHAQRAALAFQGLLADGGASGTVRLEGAPMRVSEALERLRAIHATYQGGIIPPLADPLALEFFNTYRSYLYPAQVPIPLLLRTDPRGSLFEAVKTQHGGQAFLSTTHPGITRGRHFHRHKVERFLVISGQAEIRIRRLFDGKVLVFPVSGEAPCFIDIPTLHTHEITNVGSRDLLTLFWSHEIFDPSNPDTYSEPVILES, translated from the coding sequence GTGACGGGACAAGACGCACGCATCGCGATCACGGGAGCCGACGGCTTCCTGGGATGGCACGTGCGCTGTTCGATGAAGATTGCCGGGGACCCCGAACCACGGCAGGCGGTCGAGGCCGACTTCCGGTCCGTGGAGGCGCTTCACCAGGCCATCGGCTCCGTGGATGCCGTCCTCCACCTGGCCGGCATGAACCGCGGCTCGGAGGAGGAGGTCTTCGAGACCAACCTCCGCCTGGCCGACACCCTGACCGCCGCCCTGGACCGGGCCGGCCCGGCGCCGACCATCCTCTTCGCCAACTCCACCCACAGCTTCAACGACAGCGCCTTCGGCCGGTCCAAGCGGGAAGCCTCGGCACGGCTGTCGAGGTGGGCCGCCGCTCGCGGCTCCCGGTACGTGGACGTGATCCTGCCGCACCTCTTCGGCGAGGGCGGCCGGCCCTTCTACAACAGCGGCTTCGCCACCTTCTGCCACCAGCTGGCCACCGGCGGGGAGCCCCAGATCCACCAGGACGGCCAGGTCGAGCTCTTCCATGCGCAACGGGCGGCCCTTGCCTTCCAGGGCCTCCTGGCCGATGGCGGTGCCTCCGGCACCGTCCGGCTGGAAGGGGCGCCGATGCGCGTTTCCGAGGCCCTCGAGCGCCTCCGGGCCATCCATGCGACCTACCAGGGCGGGATCATCCCCCCGCTTGCCGATCCCCTGGCGCTGGAATTCTTCAACACCTACCGCAGCTACCTGTACCCCGCCCAGGTTCCGATCCCCCTGCTGCTCCGAACCGATCCCCGCGGGAGCCTGTTCGAGGCGGTGAAGACCCAGCACGGCGGGCAGGCCTTCCTCTCCACGACCCACCCAGGCATCACCCGCGGAAGGCATTTCCACCGGCACAAGGTGGAGCGCTTCCTGGTGATCTCAGGCCAGGCGGAGATCCGGATCCGCCGGCTCTTCGATGGGAAGGTCTTGGTCTTCCCCGTGTCCGGGGAGGCTCCCTGCTTCATCGACATCCCGACCCTGCACACGCACGAGATCACCAACGTGGGCAGCCGGGATCTGCTGACCCTGTTCTGGAGCCACGAGATTTTCGATCCCTCCAATCCGGACACCTACTCCGAGCCTGTCATCCTGGAATCATGA
- a CDS encoding PKD domain-containing protein, whose amino-acid sequence MRIGNFINTLQGLAIAGLLIQGACGGGGTKGSGSTSTPPAATVNVSLTGAPADAICGDPLSVTAQVSGTTNPAVTWLVDGIQNGNPDVGTISGSGNTVTYTAPGTEGTHLLAATSVTDTTKTATAPIRIHHQTLQTPTINAPATALAGATGLSACATNPQSFATYAWSISGGTIQGPTTGTSVSFSAGQAGTLALTCRATSGTQTLSSTAHVQVQGTLPAVPLITAPTSATVGATNLVASVTQPEGSTSYSWTIVDGTITAGASSTSVTFTAGSAGTLTLTCMATNSVGNSSSQAQVQVVASAPATPVITAPSQVNAQSTSNLASIPAQSNCTYAWTITGGTISAGQGTTNLAFTAGGAGTLLLGCTVTNSSSISASAQKSIAVLTVPAQTAGFYGSGLNADDLGNQVIGWNSSVDTVNRKASIRVRATHSGTLTSIRPKFIWSTVKGGYGAGTGGNIVIQIQTDDGSSNHLPSGTVLASLQYNQPITIGNYFPLLTFSNPANLTAGQLYHVVFTNVDADPTVNYISLDHLFMWNACTSTQPLVSNTDLGLLETNTAGAWVAFVRGSTHSYSPTIQLTYGDGASQGQGYIQGFGQTSTSGWVNPKPISGTQSVRETFTVSGVDRTVTAINVRANRISGSSPLTVTIEKSDGTLVGQGTVLVPLGGAGSTSANEAWVSVKFGTPLTLQAGVGYHLVLSSPADTVHTTHALEKGNVYGFPATTYFADGYAQFNSGTGWLGWDLFAVANRTDCDLQFYFVTQ is encoded by the coding sequence ATGCGAATCGGAAACTTCATCAACACACTTCAGGGATTGGCCATTGCCGGACTGCTCATTCAAGGAGCTTGTGGGGGGGGCGGCACCAAGGGGTCGGGCAGCACCTCCACGCCGCCGGCCGCGACCGTGAACGTGAGCCTGACCGGGGCTCCCGCCGACGCCATCTGTGGGGACCCTCTCTCCGTGACGGCCCAGGTCAGCGGCACCACCAACCCCGCCGTCACCTGGCTGGTGGACGGCATCCAGAACGGCAATCCCGATGTCGGCACCATCAGCGGGAGCGGAAACACCGTGACCTACACGGCCCCTGGGACCGAGGGCACCCATCTGCTGGCCGCCACCAGCGTCACGGATACCACCAAGACCGCCACCGCACCCATCCGCATCCATCACCAGACGCTTCAGACACCCACCATCAATGCCCCGGCCACGGCCCTCGCCGGCGCCACGGGGCTTTCAGCCTGTGCCACGAACCCCCAATCCTTCGCGACCTATGCCTGGAGCATCAGCGGAGGCACCATCCAGGGCCCGACCACCGGAACCTCGGTGTCGTTCTCGGCCGGCCAGGCCGGAACGCTGGCCCTCACCTGCCGGGCCACCTCGGGCACCCAGACTTTGAGCAGTACCGCTCATGTCCAGGTCCAGGGCACCCTTCCAGCGGTTCCCCTGATCACCGCCCCCACCAGTGCCACCGTGGGCGCGACCAATCTGGTGGCCAGCGTGACCCAGCCCGAGGGCAGCACCAGCTACAGCTGGACCATCGTCGATGGCACGATCACCGCGGGAGCGAGTTCCACTTCGGTGACCTTCACTGCGGGATCTGCTGGAACCCTGACCCTGACTTGCATGGCAACCAACAGCGTCGGCAACAGCAGCAGTCAAGCTCAGGTCCAGGTGGTCGCCTCGGCTCCGGCGACTCCCGTCATCACGGCCCCTTCCCAGGTCAATGCCCAGTCCACCAGCAACCTCGCCAGCATCCCGGCGCAGTCCAACTGCACCTATGCCTGGACGATCACGGGCGGCACCATCAGTGCTGGCCAGGGAACCACCAACCTTGCCTTCACGGCGGGCGGTGCGGGCACCCTGCTGCTGGGCTGCACCGTCACCAACAGCTCCTCCATCAGCGCCTCCGCCCAGAAAAGCATTGCTGTCCTCACGGTCCCGGCCCAGACCGCCGGGTTCTACGGATCCGGCTTGAATGCGGATGACCTGGGAAATCAGGTCATCGGCTGGAACAGCTCCGTGGATACCGTCAACCGGAAGGCCAGCATCCGCGTGCGCGCAACGCACAGCGGGACCCTGACATCGATTCGCCCCAAGTTCATCTGGAGCACCGTCAAGGGCGGCTACGGCGCGGGCACCGGCGGCAACATCGTGATCCAGATCCAGACGGACGATGGTTCCAGCAACCACCTCCCCTCTGGCACCGTGCTCGCCTCCCTTCAGTACAATCAGCCGATCACCATTGGCAACTACTTCCCCCTGCTGACCTTCTCCAATCCGGCGAACCTCACTGCCGGTCAGCTCTACCACGTCGTCTTCACCAACGTGGACGCGGATCCCACGGTCAACTACATCTCCCTTGATCATCTCTTCATGTGGAATGCCTGCACATCCACCCAGCCCCTGGTGTCGAACACAGACCTGGGCCTGCTTGAGACCAACACGGCTGGCGCATGGGTCGCCTTCGTCCGAGGATCGACGCACAGCTACTCTCCCACCATCCAGTTGACCTACGGAGATGGTGCCTCTCAGGGACAGGGCTACATCCAGGGTTTTGGCCAGACCAGCACCAGCGGATGGGTGAACCCCAAGCCGATCTCAGGGACGCAGTCCGTGCGTGAGACCTTCACCGTCTCCGGCGTCGATCGCACCGTGACAGCCATCAACGTGCGGGCCAACCGGATCAGCGGATCCAGCCCCCTCACCGTCACGATCGAGAAGTCGGATGGGACCCTGGTCGGCCAGGGCACCGTGCTGGTCCCGCTGGGTGGCGCCGGCAGCACTTCCGCCAACGAAGCGTGGGTCTCGGTCAAATTCGGAACGCCCCTGACCCTTCAGGCAGGTGTGGGCTATCACCTCGTGCTCAGCTCTCCCGCGGATACGGTCCACACGACCCATGCCCTCGAGAAGGGAAACGTCTACGGCTTCCCGGCCACCACCTACTTTGCCGATGGCTACGCCCAGTTCAACAGCGGAACCGGATGGCTGGGCTGGGATCTGTTTGCCGTGGCCAATCGTACGGACTGTGATCTCCAGTTCTACTTCGTGACGCAGTGA
- a CDS encoding CatB-related O-acetyltransferase, translated as MIKSGLNAIRNLLLFRLRYPWVKKGRGIHCQWTTLFLAPHKHVILGNQVGIGGHCLIQADTEIGNKVMIASSIAFLNRDEHNYDILGKAMWDSGKAQRSKIIIEDDVWIGHGAILLAPLRIGRGAIVAAGSVVVKDVPPYAIVAGNPSKLIKMRFTPEQIEVHDRILYG; from the coding sequence ATGATCAAGTCGGGCTTGAACGCCATCCGGAACCTGCTGCTGTTCAGGCTCCGCTATCCCTGGGTGAAGAAGGGGCGGGGCATCCACTGCCAGTGGACCACGCTCTTCCTGGCCCCCCACAAGCACGTGATCCTGGGAAACCAGGTCGGCATCGGGGGCCATTGCCTGATCCAGGCCGACACCGAGATCGGGAACAAGGTCATGATCGCCTCCAGCATCGCGTTCCTGAACCGGGACGAGCACAACTACGACATCCTCGGCAAGGCGATGTGGGATTCAGGGAAGGCGCAACGATCCAAGATCATCATCGAGGATGACGTGTGGATCGGACACGGGGCGATCCTCCTGGCCCCCCTCCGGATCGGACGGGGTGCGATCGTGGCCGCCGGGAGCGTGGTCGTGAAGGATGTCCCACCCTACGCCATCGTGGCCGGCAATCCCTCGAAGCTCATCAAGATGCGGTTCACGCCCGAGCAGATCGAGGTCCATGACCGGATCCTCTATGGTTAG
- a CDS encoding polysaccharide biosynthesis protein: protein MALLADLSKKKLLISGGTGSFGNAVLRRYLCSDIGEIRIFSRDEKKQDDMRHEYRDGRIKYYIGDVRNPRSIASALRGVDYVFHAAALKQVPSCEFYPVESVLTNVLGTHNMLTACIQEGVRKVVCLSTDKAVYPINAMGISKALMEKVVVSESRNLDEARTTIVVTRYGNVMASRGSVIPLFLDQIRTGKPITVTDPAMTRFLMHLDVAVELVEFAFENGHNGDTFIRKSPAATIGDLAKAICNLLGVDAPIQVIGSRHGEKRYESLMSKEESARAEDLGNYFRVPADSRDLNYDKYFTDGNPATFRFDEYNSDNTERLDLPRIKELLLTLDCVREAVQQIPDREKGG from the coding sequence ATGGCGCTCCTTGCCGACCTTTCCAAGAAGAAGCTCCTGATATCCGGTGGCACCGGCTCCTTCGGCAATGCAGTCCTCCGCAGGTACCTGTGCTCCGACATCGGGGAGATCCGCATCTTCAGCCGCGACGAGAAGAAGCAGGACGACATGCGGCACGAGTACCGCGATGGCCGAATCAAGTACTACATCGGGGACGTGCGGAATCCACGCAGCATCGCCTCCGCCCTGCGGGGCGTGGACTACGTGTTCCATGCCGCCGCCCTGAAACAGGTCCCCTCCTGCGAGTTCTATCCGGTGGAGTCCGTGCTCACCAACGTGCTGGGCACCCACAACATGCTGACCGCCTGCATCCAGGAGGGCGTGCGGAAGGTGGTCTGCCTCAGCACCGACAAGGCGGTCTACCCCATCAACGCCATGGGCATCTCCAAGGCACTCATGGAGAAGGTGGTCGTTTCCGAATCCCGCAACCTGGACGAGGCCAGGACCACGATCGTCGTCACGCGCTACGGCAACGTCATGGCCTCCCGCGGGTCGGTGATTCCCCTCTTCCTGGACCAGATCCGGACCGGCAAGCCCATCACGGTCACGGACCCGGCCATGACCCGCTTCCTGATGCACCTGGACGTGGCGGTCGAGCTGGTGGAGTTCGCCTTCGAGAACGGACACAACGGCGACACCTTCATCCGGAAGTCCCCGGCCGCCACCATCGGCGACCTGGCCAAGGCCATCTGCAACCTGCTGGGCGTCGATGCCCCCATCCAGGTCATCGGCAGCCGGCACGGCGAGAAGCGGTACGAATCCCTGATGTCGAAGGAGGAGTCGGCCCGGGCCGAGGATCTCGGGAACTACTTCCGGGTCCCCGCCGACTCCCGCGATCTCAACTACGACAAGTACTTCACCGACGGGAACCCGGCCACGTTCCGCTTCGACGAGTACAACTCCGACAACACTGAGCGGCTCGACCTGCCCAGGATCAAGGAGCTGCTGCTGACCCTGGATTGCGTCCGGGAAGCCGTGCAGCAGATCCCAGACAGGGAAAAGGGCGGGTGA